The Pongo pygmaeus isolate AG05252 chromosome 20, NHGRI_mPonPyg2-v2.0_pri, whole genome shotgun sequence sequence TCAAGCCTGGTGTTCAGTGTCTTCTAATAACACTCCTATATGCAGATGTTCTGCTCACATATCAGGTGGCACATTCTATACCAACTCTCCCTGGAAAAGAAGTGCTATTATTACTCCCAGTTTGTACATGAGAAAACTTAAATTCAGAGATTTGGCTCTACTATCAACTGAATATTTGTGTAACTCCAAAATCTGTATGTTGAAATCTTTACACTCAATGTAATGATTTCAGAAGGTGGAGCCATAGGGAAGTGATAAGGGTATGAGGGTTGAGCCTTCATGAATGAGATTTGTGTGCTTATAAAGGAGAGCCCAGAGCTGGCTCCCTAGTCTCACCATGTGATGACACAGCAATAAGACAGCCATCTATAActaggaagtgggccctcaccaggcaCTAACTCTGTCAGGGTcctgaccttggacttcccagcctccagaactgtgggaaataaattatattgtttataagccaccaggTCTACAGTATTTTGTGGAGTGGCCAGAACAGACCAAGACAGAGTCATATTTCCCTGAGGTCAATGGAGCTAGAGACCAAACCCAGGGCTCTAAACTGGACATCAACTGGAAAATCCCATTGGTATTACAGATCAATGGTGCCAAaacatttggagaagaggcatggCCATCCTTGAGCCATGACTGAGCATGTGGCTCAAAGCCTGACAATAACCTGTAGGTGGTTGCACCTGGGGTTAGCAGCTGAGGGTGCACAGGGGAAATGGCTCCCACCATCATACCTAATGCCTTTGGATGCTGGAGACCAGAGATGGCATCTGAAGATGATTATGCAGGATTGGAGACAGGTCCACACACACCTCAGGCCCATGGGTTGGTGTTGATCTATCTGTAACCCAGAGTCCTTAATTTCTGCTGGATCCAAGATGAATGTACCCCAAAAATAGCTTGTATTGCATCATTGAGCAGCCAAATCCAGGTGGAACCACGAAAAAAATGTCATTACAAGAGGACATAGGCGGAAGTCTCAGAACAACTTAGAGCCTCTGGTCAACCCCACATTTAGGGCTGAAGATCAAGTTGGCATCAAACGGGAGAACTaggacccaggcctggccccaccAGCTTCCAGGCACCAAAGGGGACTTTGGAAGTTTTTAGGGAACTATTAATATTTCCTGTGGCAGGACACACTGAGACTTAGTCTGGACCTGCACTGCACTTCCTAGAGTCACTGAACATCTTGGCAATCTCAGACACCAGAGAACTTCctttaaagaagacacaaaagaaTGTGGGTACCCAGAGGCTCAGGGCCGAGGTAAGTCCCAGgacaggcagcattcaccataaGCTGAACAAGGAGCCACTGGGCCTTGAGGGAACATCAGCAGTAGCCTGCCAGTATTCTCCATGGGCCTGCAGTGAAGGCCATGGGGTGAGGCTTCTCTGCCTGTGTAAATGGGGGAGAAGAGTAGGAAGGACTGCATCTAGTGcatttgagtgccagctcagccacaataaATACAATACCAGGTAGATTTCTAAAGTTTTGATGCCAGTCCCTGACACCCAGTACTAGTACCAGTCGCTGGCAACCCTGGACCCATGCAGGGCATGGGGCAAGTcgctgccctgaagggaaggacacaagtccagctggcttcactacCTGCTGACTGcggagccccagggccttgagtgaacttAGGGAGTAGCCAAGTAGTGGTCATAGGAGGTTTTGTGTGGGAACCAGTGCTCTGCTGGTTTTAGGTCTAACCCAGCACAGTTCCAGTGCTGATGGCCACAGAGGTGCTTGTGTCAGTGCATCCCCAACTCCTAGAGGCTTAGAACAGAGTGAGAGCAACTATGTTTGTTTCTGAGAAAGTAAGGGGGAAAAAATAAGTGTCTCTGCCTggcaatccagagaattctctcAAATGTcatccaagaccatcaaggcggTACCtttatgagtctgcaagaaccacagtgttattgggcttggggtgccccctaatgcagatacagATACAGCATATATTACAACACCTAAGTCTTTGAATACCTGGAAGCCTTCCTAAGAAAGATGGGTACAAACAAACCCAGACTGAGAAGATTACAATAaacacctaactcttcaatgaCCAGACACAGATGAATATCCAGAAGCAttaagaccatccaggaaaacatgacttcaCCAAAGGAACTAAATAAGTCACCAAAGACCAATGCTGGAGatacagagatatgtgacctttcagcagagaattcaaaatagctgttttcagaaaactcaaagaaattcaaaataacaccgagaaagaattcagatttctattagataaatttaacaaagagactgaaataatttaaaagaatcaagcagaaattatggcattgaaaaatgcaactggcaCACTGAAGAATACATGAGTCTTTTAATAGAAGAATTGATCAAGGacaagaaagaatcagtgagcttgaagaaaagctatttgaaaatgcacagtcagaggagacaaaagaaaaaaattttttaaatgaagcatgcctacgggatctagaaaatagcctcaaaagggcaaatctaagagttattggtcttaaagagaaggtagagagGAAGAGATTGGGGTGGAatgtttattcaaagagataataacagagaacttcccagacctaaagaaagatatcaatatccaagtacaagaaggttacagAACACCTGGCACGTTTAACCCAAAGTAGACTACcacaaggcatttaataatcaaactctaaaaggttaaggataaagaaagaattctaaagcagcaagagaaaataaacaacataaaatagagctccaatacatctggcagcagacttatCAGTGGAAACTTCACAGACCAGGAGagtgacatgacatatttaaagtgctgaaggaaaaaagataaaaatcttttatcttttacTAGAATAGTAaattcagtgaaaatattctttgaagatgaaggagaaataaagcatTTCCAAGACAGTCCTTATTTATCAATCATAATATGGAATATAAATAAgctaaactcttcaatcaaaagacatagagtggctccgtggattaaaaaaaaagacccaatgaTTTGTTGCCttcaagaaacacacttcacctgtaACAATATATATAGTCCAAAAATGATGGGATAGAAAAAGACACACCATGTCAATAGAAGTTTAAAAAGcacaggagtagctatatttatatcatacaATATAGAtgtcaagacaaaaactataaaaagagacaagaagGTTGTCATCTCTTGGACCTAATTGATATTTACAGGAAATTTCCTTCGatggctgcagaatatacattcttttcctcagtgcATAGATCATTCTTAAGGATACATCAGATGTTTGATCACAATGCAAGtctgaaaacattcaaaaaaactgaaataatatcaagcatcttctttgATCACAGTGGCCTAAAACTAGAAAGcaataataagagaaaatttggaaactatacaaacacatgggaATTAAACAAAATGCTCCAGAATGACCAGTTGGTCcacaaaaaaattgagaaggaaattgaaaaatttcattAAGCAGATGATAATGGAATCccaatataccaaaacctatgggatacagtgagagctataaactttcctcttattgCTGCCCTCactgtattccataggttttggtaagccaggcactgaaagacaaacatcacatgttctcaaaCATTTGTgggatataaaaatcaaaacagttgaactcatgaagttgccagaggctgggaagggtagtgatgGGTGGCTAGGGGAGCAggggggatggttaatgagtacaaaaaaatagaatgaataaaatttagtatttgatagcacaacagagtgactatattcaataataatttaattgtacacttaaaaataactaaaaatatagcaggattgtttttaacacaaaggaTACATGCTTGAGGGGGTGGATACCCCATTTTGcatgatattattatttattgcatTCCTGTATCAAACATCTCaagtgccccataaatatgtacacctattatatacacacaaacaaaatacatttttttaaagtggcaAAAGGTATGAATAGACATTATTCAGAAGAAGACTGAAAAAGCAAACAGGCATATTAAAAGATCCTGAACATCATTGATttagcagagaaatggaaatcaaaactacaataagaaatcatctcaccccagtaaaAATGGCTTCTATccaaaagataagaaataacaaatgctggtgaggatgaggagaaaagggaacccttgtacactgttgttgGGGATGTAAGTTAGTACcaacactatggagaacagtttggaggttcctcaaaaaacaaaaaatacagctaCAATACCATCCaataatcccactgctgggtatataccccaaagaaaagaaatcagtatatcaaagagatacctgctgTTCTatgtttattccagcactattcacaatagccaagatttggaagcaatcaaagtgttcatcaacagttgaatggataaagaaaatgtggtacatatacatgatggatataaagtgataaaaagaatgagattctgtcatttgtaacCACATGGATGGAACTTGAGGACAATATGTTacgtaaaataagccagacacagaaagacaaactgcatgttctcacttatttgtggaagctaagagttaaaacaattgaacttacgaagatagaaagtagaagaatggttaccagaggctgtaaAGGGTAGTTGGGGCTTCtggaggggagtggggatggttaatgggtactaAAAATagtaggaatgaatgaataagacctattcGTTGCTAGCATAACAGAGTGACTATCGTAAGAAATGATTTagttaattattaattaaaatacatcaattaaaatacagagattgtcagagtggGTCAAAAAAATAAGACTCagatatgtgtttattttttaacaagaaaaCCACTGTAAACCTAAAGGCATATATAAAGTGAAAACTAAATGGATGGATAAAAATATACCATAccaacactaatcaaaagaaagtagaagaaaaaggtAACAAAGTGGCTAATACTCACAACATCTTGGCTCTTGGAAAAATTTTTGATTTATTTGTATAGAAAGTTCTGCTTCTGTAGCACTTTAATAGGACACATTTAATGCCATTTCCATCATCAACTATGTCACTTCATCATCTGTGACCATATTTCTAGAGGGTCACTCACTGGTTGCTATGGTGCCTCATTGATGATAAGCATACATGCAAGTCTTGTCCAGCGTATGCAGGATAAGGCAAAggagagtttgtttttgtttggaatTTTATAGCATAAACGTAGGATAAAACTTCTTCCAACCATGTCACCTTTTGATCTTGCAAGGCTATTATCTCTGCTTTTCTAGAATGAAATCTCTTTTAGTGTTGACCTTCACATTCCAGCACCAGCAGGAAGCACAGGTGAGGGCACTGTGAGTAGCATTATAAGAGCAGTCACACTGTAAAAATAATATGGATTCCTTAGCTGGTGGAACCAATGGCTAGAACCAGAAAACCAGAAAACTGATGCATCCATTGGAGGCAAGGAAGTACATATCCTAGAATGACCCACTGAGATTGTGGAGCAACTGTGTCAAAAATGCTTGGAGGAGAGATGTGGCTATCTTATCAGGACATATTATAGCCCTATTATTAAGATACATTAAGCCCTATTACCAACctccttttttctgtctttctctctttgccaGATTTTACtccaaattcttttatttttattatactttaagttttagtgtacatctgcacaacttgcaggttagttacatatgtatacaggtgccatgttggtgtgctgcacccagtaactcgtcatttaacattaggtatatctccaaatgatatccctccccctcccccctccccccaccacacaacaggccccagtgtgtgatgttccccttcctgtgtccatatgttctcattgttcaattcccacctatgagtgagaacatgcagtgtttgattttttgtccttgtgatagtttgctgagaatgatggtttccagcttcatccatgttcctacaaaggacatgaactcatcattttttctggctgcatagtattccatggtgtatatgtgccacattttcttaatccagtctatcattgttggacatttgggttggttccaagtctctgctattgtgaatagtgccacagtaaacgtacgtgtgcatgtgtctttatagcagcatgttttataatcctttgggtatatacccagtaatgggatggctgggtcaaatggtatttctagttctagatccctgaggaatcaccacactgacttccacaatggttgaactagtttacagtcccaccaacagtgtaaaaatattcctatttctccacatcctctccagcacctgttgtttcctgacttttgaatgatcaccattctaactggtgtgagatggtatctcattgtggttttgatttgcatttctctgatggccagtgatgatgagcattttttcatgtgtcttttggctacataaatgtcttcttttgagaagtgtctgttcatatcctttgcccactttttgatggggttgtttgtttttttcttgtaaatttgtttgagttcattgtagattctggatattagcccttttgtcagataagtagattgcaaaaattttctcccattctgtaggttgcctgttcactctgatggtagtttcttttgctgtgcagaagctctttagtttaattagatctcatttgtcaattttggcttttgctgccattgcttttggtgttttaggcatgaagtccttgctcatgcctatgtcctgaatgatattacctaggttttcttctagggtttttatggttttaggtctaacgtttaagtctttaatccatctcgaattgatttttgtataaggtgtaaggaagggatccagtttcagctttctacatatggctagccagttttcccagcaccatttattaaacagggaatcctttccccatttcttgtttttgtcaggtttgtcaaaggtcagatggttgtagatatgcagcattatttctgagggctctgttctgttccattgatctatatctctgttttggtaccagtaccatgctgttttggctactgtagccttgtagtatcgtttgaagtcaggtagcatgatgcctccagctttgttcttttggcttaggattgacttggcaatgcgggctcttttttggttccatatgaactttaaagtagttttttccaattctgtgaagaaagtcgttggtagcttgatggggatggcattgaatctataaattaccttgggcagtatgaccattttcatgatattgattcttcctacccatgagcatggaatgttcctccatttgtttgtatcctcttttatttccttgagcagtggtttgtagttctccttgaagaggtccttcacatcccttgtaagttggattcctaggtattttattctctttgaagcaattgtgaatgggagttcactcatgatttggctctctgtttgtctgttattgatgtataagaatgcttgtgatttttgcacattgattttgtatcctgagactttgccaaagttgcctatcagcttaaggagattttgggctgagacgctggggttttctagatatacaatcatgtcatctgcaaacagggacaatttgacttcctcttttcctaattgaataccctttatttctttctcctgcctgattgccctgcaggctggttcaacatatgcaaatcaataaacataacccagcatataaacagaaccaatgacaaaaaccatatgattatctcaatagatgcagaaaaggcctttgacaaaattcaacaatgcttcatgctaaaaactctcaataaattaggtattgatgggacgtatctcaaaataataagagctatctatgacaaacccacagccaatatcatactgaatgggcaaaaactggaagcattccctttgaaaactggcacaagacagggatgccctctctcaccactcctattcaacatagtgttggaagttctggccaaatTCTTAGGTATTACATTTCCTGTacagataaaaaaatttaaagaactcCCATTTTACTTGACACctgcattctctctctccctctctctgtctctctcctctgtcttctgtctccgtctctgtatctctctctcactctccctcttggtctctctctctctctcctttgtgTCTCTCCACTTTTGCATTGTGACATCCTTCACTCAACTCAACATATTAATATCCACACACAAACTTAGGGTATACCTCTCCCAAAGACAGTGAGGAACTTTATGTAAGAACCAGTTTCTCTGAGGTGAGTAGTTTACTTTCCTTTGTACATTTCTTCTAATTAAAAggataatatttataaaacattggACACGGTGCCGATACATAGAAAAAGCTCAGTGCTTGGTGGCATTTATGACTATGATGTTATTCTTGCTTTTTCTTACACTAGGGGAGAATAAAATCTTTTTTGCCTGTTAATTCAAGAAGAACCATGTGCGTAAGTGCCCAGACACATCCACGTGATGATCCCCACCTGTCCGTAGATAGAAAACATATTTCTAGGCACAGATAATAGGATAAAGTTCATCACAATGGCTCATAAACAAGAGATTATAATCACTTGAGTCTAAGCAAAAAGGGATAAGAAACAATAGCTAGTATGttcaaatacatattttcacATACCTGAACCCTTACAACAGTCCTATGTAGACAGACATTATCTTCAGCCCTTCTATTATATTTTATCACCACCAAATTGGCACTCAAGGGCTTAAAGGACATAATTTCctgtaaagtttttatttatggCATTCTTCAGCTCCTTGTTCCTTAGAGCGAAAATGATTGGGCTAAGGAAGGGGGTGAAGACAGTATAGATGGTAGCCATCAAGGCATCACTGTACATAGAATGGAGGCCCTTGGGCTTGAGGTAGATAAGGGAGGCAAAACTATAGTGCACGACCACCACAGTGAGGTGGGATACACCCGTGCAGAAAGTCTTGTGCCGGCCCTCAGCAGAAGGAATCCTCAAAATGGCAGCCACAATGAAGACATAGGAGAGGATGATGAGGAGTAAACAGCTTATCAGGGCTGTGACACACACCAGCATCAAACCCATGATGACAGATGATGTCTTGTTCCCACAGGCCAACTTCAAGAGGGGAAGCACACGACAGGCAAAATTATGGTGGATCACGTTAGACCCACAGAAACTGAGGTGAAAAACTATCATTGTCACCATCATCCCCATGACTGAGCCACCAGCCCAGGTCCAGGCCACAAGATGGGCACAGTCACAGGGGCTCATGAGCACGCTGTAACGCAGTGGGTGGCAGATGGCCACATAGTGATCATAGCCCATGACCATGAGAAGGAAGGAGTGAGTGAAGCCAAACGTGAAGGAGAAGAACATCTGACTGGCACAAGCCACAAAGGTGACGGAACGATGGGTGGAGAGCAGATCAGCCAGCATGCGAGGGGTGATGGCAACAGTGAACAGAATCTCAGAGATGGAGAGGGCACACAAGAAGAGGTACATGGGTGTGTGAAGTCTGTGTTCAATCCAGATTGTGGTTATGATGAGAAGGTTGCCAAGCAATGTGAACAGGAACATCAGGAGGTACAGCAAGAACAAGATGGGCAGGAGCTGCTGGGGGAAGTCTGAGAAGCCAAAGAGGATAAATTCAGATATGGTGCTGTAGTTCTGACCAGGCAAGGATACTGTATCTGGTGAGATCAGAAACAAAATTAAGTGACAGTGGTTAAAACATAGACTCTAGCACAGACCAAATGGCAACTCAACAGCTCTATGCTATTCAACAACTGGCAGAATTTTCTGggtctcactttcctcatctgtaaaatggagtaaaTAATAGTTCTTAACATTTAGCAATGTGACAAAGATCAAATGAGATTAATATATTAGATGATTAAATCAGATTTTGGCTACTAATTGGGTTTCTATTAACACTGACTAATATAAAGAAAAGGTTTAGTACTTGGAGCCATTAGAGACAGGCATGGATGATCAGGGTCAGATTCTCTTGATAATGTGCCAGTTCtagaaaacatatattttgatcctgagctttaaaattttttttccctgagagtCTTTGTCTTTTAGTTGCTTATTTaactcatttacatttattttaatactcATTTATTGATATTTATGCCATCCTATTTCAAATTGTACATTTACTATtctaaaaaatctgaatagaaaatttgaaaagaaaaggcTGGATACATACATGTCAGACAAATATG is a genomic window containing:
- the LOC129020430 gene encoding LOW QUALITY PROTEIN: olfactory receptor 10H3 (The sequence of the model RefSeq protein was modified relative to this genomic sequence to represent the inferred CDS: inserted 1 base in 1 codon), translating into MELDAFQCYTVSLPGQNYSTISEFILFGFSDFPQQLLPILFLLYLLMFLFTLLGNLLIITTIWIEHRLHTPMYLFLCALSISEILFTVAITPRMLADLLSTHRSVTFVACASQMFFSFTFGFTHSFLLMVMGYDHYVAICHPLRYSVLMSPCDCAHLVAWTWAGGSVMGMMVTMIVFHLSFCGSNVIHHNFACRVLPLLKLACGNKTSSVIMGLMLVCVTALISCLLLIILSYVFIVAAILRIPSAEGRHKTFCTGVSHLTVVVVHYSFASLIYLKPKGLHSMYSDALMATIYTVFTPFLSPIIFALRNKELKNAINKNFXRKLCPLSP